Proteins from a single region of Primulina tabacum isolate GXHZ01 chromosome 5, ASM2559414v2, whole genome shotgun sequence:
- the LOC142545955 gene encoding protein WALLS ARE THIN 1-like, producing the protein MADSGGSSAVAKRMCSIPEKFQLHLAMLALQFGYAGFHVVSRAALNMGISKIVFPVYRNILALFLLLPFAYFLEKKERPPLSWNLLLQFFLLAIVGITANQGFYLLGLDNTSPTFASAIQNSVPAITFLMAALLRIEKVRLDRKDGISKVAGTIFCVAGASVITLYKGPTIYSPAPHLRTAVEVAAPAVVALGDAKGKNWTLGCIFLIGHCLSWSGWLVLQAPVLKKYPARLSFTSCQCFFGVIQFLVIAAFVERDPQAWLVHSGAELFSVFYAGVVASGIAFAVQIWCIDRGGPVFVAVYQPVQTLVVAIMASVALGEEFYLGGIIGAAVIITGLYFVLWGKNEERKLAAIQSPAEHGINRTTPQIKSSITQPLLPQSTENV; encoded by the exons ATGGCGGATTCCGGCGGTAGCTCGGCGGTGGCAAAAAGAATGTGCTCCATACCGGAAAAGTTCCAGCTGCACTTGGCCATGTTAGCCTTGCAGTTTGGTTACGCGGGCTTTCATGTGGTTTCACGAGCTGCACTTAACATGGGCATCAGCAAGATTGTGTTCCCTGTTTACAGAAACATTCTTGCCTTGTTTCTTCTATTGCCTTTTGCCTATTTTCTTGAAAA GAAAGAAAGACCACCTCTTTCTTGGAACTTACTCCTCCAGTTCTTCCTTCTTGCCATTGTTGG GATTACAGCCAACCAAGGATTCTACTTGTTGGGACTGGACAACACATCACCGACTTTTGCTTCTGCGATACAGAATTCAGTTCCAGCCATTACATTTCTCATGGCTGCACTACTCAG GATAGAGAAAGTGAGACTGGATCGAAAAGATGGCATCTCAAAGGTGGCCGGGACAATCTTCTGCGTGGCGGGGGCATCCGTCATCACACTATACAAAGGCCCCACAATCTACAGCCCGGCTCCCCATCTGCGCACGGCGGTGGAGGTGGCAGCTCCGGCGGTGGTTGCTCTTGGTGACGCCAAGGGCAAGAACTGGACATTGGGGTGCATATTCTTGATAGGCCACTGCCTGTCTTGGTCCGGGTGGCTCGTGTTACAGGCCCCGGTTCTGAAGAAGTACCCGGCTCGGCTCTCCTTCACTTCTTGCCAGTGTTTCTTCGGGGTCATCCAGTTTCTTGTGATCGCTGCTTTTGTGGAGAGGGATCCTCAGGCTTGGCTCGTGCATTCTGGCGCTGAGCTTTTCAGCGTTTTCTATGCT GGAGTTGTGGCTTCGGGGATCGCATTCGCTGTACAAATATGGTGCATTGACAGGGGTGGCCCGGTGTTCGTCGCGGTGTACCAGCCGGTTCAGACACTCGTTGTAGCAATTATGGCTTCCGTGGCTTTAGGGGAGGAATTTTACCTGGGAGG GATAATTGGGGCGGCGGTGATTATAACAGGATTGTACTTTGTACTGTGGGGCAAAAATGAGGAAAGGAAGTTGGCAGCGATCCAGTCCCCCGCGGAGCACGGGATTAACAGAACAACCCCTCAAATCAAGTCGTCCATCACCCAGCCACTTCTCCCTCAGTCAACCGAAAATGTTTGA